Genomic segment of Sinorhizobium meliloti:
CGTGCCGGACGTCAACCAGAAGCTCGGCTTCGATGCACCCGTCCATGCCCTGATCAGCGGCAAGCCGGACGAGTTCGACCGGCGCATCGAAATCGTCAGCGCCCCCCGCTTCGGCATCGTCGGCGAACAGCAGAGAATGACCTTTCGCGTCGTGGATGACGGCGCGGCTCCCGGCGGCAGCGCCGAGGTGACGATCCGCCTGAACGGCAACGAGATCGCCACGGAGCAGGCGGAGCCCGGCACAGACGTTCCGTTCAGCTTCACCGTTCCGCGCGGCGGCAACAACATCCTGGAATTCGCCGTCAATCCGGTTGCCGGCGAGGTGACGGAGACGAACAACCGCGCCGTGCATGTGCTCGACGGCATCCGCGAAAATCTTCGCGTGCTCCTCGTTTCGGGAGAGCCGCATGCGGGCGAGCGCGCCTGGCGCAACCTCCTGAAATCCGATGCCGCGGTCGACCTCGTCCATTTCACCATTCTCCGGCCGCCGGAGAAACAGGACGGCACGCCGATCAACGAGCTCTCGCTCATCGCCTTCCCGACGCGGGAGCTTTTCGTCGACAAGATCAGCGAGTTCGACCTCATCATCTTCGATCGCTACCAGCATCGTGGCGTGCTGCCGATCCTCTATTACGACAACATCGCCCAATACGTGCAGAACGGTGGAGCGCTGCTGATCGCCGCCGGGCCGGAGCACGCCGGCGACGATTCGATCGCCGCGACCCCGCTTGCGGCGGTGCTGCCGGCAACGCCGACGGGCGTCATGAACGAGAAGGCGTTCTTCCCCCGGCTCTCGGAGGAAGGAAAGAAGCACCCGGTCACCCGCGGGCTCGAAGGGGCAGCGGACGAACCGCCGGCCTGGGGCCGCTGGTTCCGTACCGTCGACGTGGACAGGCCGCTCGGGCAGACGGTAATGGAAGCTGCTGACGGCAAGCCGCTGCTGGTCCTCAACCGCGTCGGCAAGGGGCGTGTCGCCATGCTGCTCTCCGACCAGGGTTGGCTGTGGGCGCGTGGCTTCGAAGGGGGTGGGCCGCATGTCTCGCTCTATCGCCGCACGGCGCATTGGCTGATGCAGGAGCCGGCGCTCGAAGAGGAGGCGCTCACCGCCCGCGCGATGGGCCGGACGCTCGAGATCACGCGCCAGACGATCGAAGGAGATCCCGGCCAGGCGACCCTCACCTATCCTTCCGGCCGGACCCAGGAAGTCACGCTCACGGAAGGCGAGCCGGGGCTCTACAAGGCTGAGGTTGAGACCAATGAAATCGGCCTCTTCGAAGTTGCCAACGACGAATTGACGACGCTCGTCCATGTCGGCAACGTCGATGCGCCCGAATTCAAGGCGGCGATTTCCACGGAGGAGAAGATCAAACCCTGGGCGGAGAAGACGAAGGGCCTGGTCCGCCGTCTGGCAAGCGCCGACGGACCCGTCGACCTCCCGTCTATCCTCCCGGTTCGCGGCGCCGTCCGCGTGGCCGACGATCAGCGCCTGTCGCTGCGCATGACCGACGAGACGGTGTTGAAGGGCATCGATTCCCTTTCGCTATTTGCGGGGCTCTTCGGCCTGGCGGCACTGCTCTTCCTCATCTCCGCTACCTGGTATCGCGAGGGCCGGTGAACGCCGGCGAGGCCACGGCTTCGCCATTCTCGGGCCGAGGACGACGAATAGCCGACGTCCAGAGATCAGGCAGCCGCCCCTTGCGCCTCCGTGCGCGCAGTGAGGCAGGCGGCGCCGTCATTCCGCCAGGCGATCACGCCTTCAAGCCGGGCGTGAACGTCCGGCGCGACCGGCACGACGAGAACCCTCGCGGGATCGACGGGACCCGGGAATTGGAGCGCGCCGTGGCGTACCTTCTCGAAACCGAGCGGCTGGTAATAAGGCGGATCGCCGACGAGGATAACCGCTTCGGTGCCCTTGCGGCGCGCCGCTTCGACTGCAATACGGACGAGTTCCCGGCCGATGCCCTGGTTCTTGTGCGAGGGCCGGACGGCAAGCGGGCCGAGCAGATGTCCTTTCACCGAACCGGCCGTTACCGGCGTCATCCGGACCGACGCGATCGTTTCGCCGTTATCGGCGCAGATGAAGGAGAGCGCCCGGTCATGGGGTCCCTGCTCGCGAATCCGCGCGGCGGCGCGGGTGAAGCGACCCGGCCCGAACGCCTCTTCATTGATGATTTCGATGGCTGCGTCGTGGGATGCGTCTTCGGTCAGATAGACGAGATCGTGCTTTTTCATGTGTCGAGAACCGGCATGCGAACGGACATGGAGGATGGCTCGCCCCGAATGGGCGTTTGCAGCATCAGCGTCGTCGCAGGCTTCCCGACAGGATCATTGTTGTGATCGTTTCCCAGATGAAAGAGCTACCGTTTCGCCGATAGCAGAAAAATGCTGCCAGTCAAAGGGTAAAACGCACTGTTCGGAATTTCACATCTATCGGCCGCGGTTCTCAGCACTAATTATGACGTCAGCAAACGATCGAAAGGAGTTGGCCTATGGGTAGGCTCGTGAATGGCGTCTGGCAGGATGTCTGGTACGACACGCGTGCGACGAACGGTCATTTCAAGCGCAGCGAATCGCAGTTCCGCAACTGGATCACGGCAGATGGATCGCCCGGCCCTTCCGGCGAAGGCGGCTTCGAGGCCGAAGCGGGCCGCTATCATCTCTATGTGTCCCTTGCCTGCCCCTGGGCGCACCGCACGCTGATCTTCCGCAAGCTCAAGAAGCTCGAAGACCTCATCTCGCTTTCCATCGTCGACCCGCTAATGCTGGCCAACGGCTGGGAATTCAAGGGAGAGGATCGGGAGGGCGAGGAACGCAAGGGCGAGAACGGCGGCACCGCCGATCACCTCTTCGGCTCGCGCATGCTCTGGGAAGTCTATCTGCGCGCCGACTCGGTCTATTCCGGCCGGGTGACGGTGCCGGTCCTCTGGGATAAGCGGAAGAACACGATCGTCTCGAACGAGTCCGCCGAAATCATCCGCATGTTCAACTCGGCCTTCGATCGTCTGACCGGCTCGACGGCAGATTTCTGCCCGCAAGATCTGCGTCCCGAAATCGACGCGCTCAATGCGCGTATCTACGACGCGGTCAACAACGGGGTCTACAAGGCCGGCTTCGCAACCAGCCAGGCGGCCTATGAGGAGAGCGTCGCCGCCCTCTTCTCCATGCTGGACGAACTGGAGAACCGCCTCGCGTCGAAGCGCTATCTCACGGGAGACCGCCTGACCGAAGCCGATTGGCGGCTCTTCACGACACTCGTCCGTTTCGATCCGGTCTATGTCGGTCATTTCAAATGCAACATCCGCCGCATTGCTGACTATCCGAATCTCTACGGCTATCTGCGCGAGCTCTACCAGGTGCCGGGCGTCGCCGAGACGGTCAATATGCACCACATCAAGCAGCACTATTACCGCAGCCATACGACGATCAATCCGACGGGCATCGTGCCGGTGGGTCCGGTGCTCGACCTTGGAGCGCCGCACGGGCGGGATAACCTCTGAACAAGGATGAGAGAAAATGGGCGCCAGCCGCTTGTCCCTTCGTCCGCTTGCTGGGGAGAAGGGACAAGCAGGCGGCTAAGGGGGCGATCCGACGCGATGGGTCGCCTACCAGAACGTATCGGGCGCCGCGCTTCCAGCGAGCTCCGCCAGCCGGCGCCGGGTCGCAGGCGTCGTGTCCGCCGGAAGGTCGTCGAGCGGAAAGAAGCCCGCCGCGGCGATTTCGAGATCCGCACGCTTCGGCCGCTCCTGGCGGACATTATCGCAGCGGAAGAAGATGACGTGATCGCGCTTGCTGGTGCGCCGGTTGTAGTAGACCTGAAAGAGCAGCGGTGCCGTCGTCAGCACGAGGTTGCCCTCCTCCCTGAGTTCGCGGGCCAGGCCCTCCACCGCAGTCTCGTTGCGGTCGAGTCCGCCGCCGGGAAGATGCCAGCCCGGCAGATAGGAATGCCTTACGAGAAAGACCCGCCCCTCACCATCGAAACAGGCAGCCCGCACGCCGAGCGTCATGCCGCGGGCCAGGGCGAAATAAACATGGGCAAACCGCGTCAGAAAGCGGAGCCGCCAGGAGGGCATCTCCGGCCCGCGGCTCTCGTCCATACGCCTTCTCCTCACATTCACGGTTTCCGGGAATAGTCCATTACTGATTCCCCTTCCCGGGAATATGCGCTAGACGAGATTAATGTTCAAACTTGCGCATATATCCGATGTCCACCTGGGGCCTTTGCCCGATCTCTCCCTCCGCGAACTCGCCTCCAAGCGGATCACCGGTTTCGTCAACTGGCACAGGAACAGGGTGCGCCATCTCTTTCCCGGGACCCTCGACTGCCTGATGCAGGACATCGAGGTGCGCAATCCGGATCACCTGGCGATCACCGGAGATCTCGTCAACCTCGCCTCTTCGCTGGAGATCGAGGCGGTTACCGAATGGCTCGCGGAAGCGGGCGACCCCAATGAAATCTCGGTGGTTCCGGGCAACCACGACGCCTACGTGCCCGGCGCATACGAGAAGATCACGCATGCATGGTATCCCTTCATGCGCGGCGACGACGGCCCCAGCGGCTGGATGAAGAAGCATGCCTGCTTTCCCTATATGCGGGTGCGCGGCAGGGTGGCGCTCATCGGCTGCTCGACGGCCGTGGCCACGCCCCCTTTCGCCGCGAGCGGCTATTTCGGGCCGCGACAGGCGCGCGCGACGGTCAACCTCCTTCGCCAGGCCGGCGAAGCCGGATTGTTCCGCATCGTCATGATCCATCACCCGCCGATTCGCGGCGCGACCTCGATGCACAAGCGCATGATCGGCATCCGCCGTTTCGCTGCCACCATCTCCGCCGGCGGGGCCGAGCTGGTTCTGCACGGCCACACGCATCTCAATACGCTCCACTGGCTCAAGGGGCATACCGGGCCGGTGCCGGTCGTCGGCATCGCATCCGCCTCGCAGGGTCCCGGAGGCAGCAAGCCCGTCGCCGCCTATAATCTCTTTTCCGTCGACGGTGAGCCCGGAGACTGGCGGCTGACCCGGGAGCGCTACGCGATCAACCCGGACGCGACCGGCGTGGTGCTCGCCGAAACGACGTATTTCTGAAACGCCGGAAGCCTCTCGGTCCCGGCTGATTCAAGGACGCCCGCCGGCGTGGGGAAAACCGGTTGCCGGGGCGCAAAAACCACTTTCCGTTACGGCTCTTCCCTTGCAGACTTAGGACCAAATGTTCCATATCATTGATGGTGCGCCCGGATGGCGAATGGACGCGCGATCCGGCACGTTTTTCTGGAAGAGCAATGCGCCCAGCGGCAGAAATGAAGGATTTCAGACGGGATTTGGTCAGCCTGCTGCCCAAACTGCGCCGCTTCGCGATCACGCTGGCCCGCAATGCCAATGATGCCGACGATCTCGTCCAGGAAGTTTGCGAGCGGGCAATCGCGCGCGGTCACCTTTGGAACGGCGAAGGCCGGCTGGAAAGCTGGGTCTATGCGATGACCCGCAATCTCTGGGTGGACGAAATCCGCAAGCGCAAGGTGCGCAGCGCCGGTGCGGTCGACGTTTTCGAGCGGGAAGAACCGCACGTCGAAGCAACAGCCGAAAAGGCCGCCTATGCCAATCAGGTGCAGAAGATGATCCTGTCGATGCCGGAGGGACTGGCAAGCGTCTTCCTCCTCGTCAATGTCGAAGGCCACAGCTACCGGGAAACGGCGGAGATCCTCGGCATCCCCGTCGGTACGGTCATGAGCAGGCTGTCGACTGCGCGGCTCAGGCTCGCGGCCATGTTGTCCGAAAATACGGAAAGGAGGGCCTGACCGTTGCTGCAAACGAAGGGGCTGGCGCTCGAGGTGCGGTTGTCCGCCTATATCGACGGCGAACTCGCAGAAAGCGAAAAATCCGAGCTTGACGCTCTTCTCGCCCGCGACGACGAGGCAAGGGCATTGCTCGACAAGCTCAAGTCGGGCAGCGCCTTCGGCAACGGGGCTTTCGAAAACTTCCTCCATGATCCGGTGCCGCTGGCGCTGGTGCGCCAGATAAAGCAAGGCCCCGGCATCAACCCGAAATCGGAGCGGGTAACGACGGCCAGCCTTCCAAGACGAAGCGCTCGCATCTGGCCGCGCATCCTCGCCGCTTCCACCGCCCTTTTCCTGCTCGGCGGAGCCGCCGGCTTCATTCTCGGCAGCGCCACGGACTTCGCCGAGCCGATGAACCAGGCCGATGACCGCCCCTGGATCGATGATATCGTCGGGTCTCACCGCATCTATTCGCGCCAGAAGGAGCATCTGGTCGAGGTGCCGGGAACGCAGGCGGCCGAGATCGAGACCTGGCTTGCCGCAAGCGTCGGCGTGAGCTTCGCTGTCCCCGATCTCGCCCGCAAGGGATTATCCTTCGAAGGGGCGAGGCTCCTTGCCGCCAACGGCAGGCCGGTTGCCCAGCTCGTCTATCGCGACCGGGAGGGAGAGGTCTTCACCATCTGCTTTCTCAAGCAAGGCGACGCGCAACAATCCGGCGAATTCACCGAAACCATCCGCGGCGACCTCGGCTTGATATCGTGGCAACGGGAAAGCGTCTCATTCGTGATGATCGGTCCGTCTTCCGACCCCGCTCTGCAGGACCTTGCCGAAACGGTGGCGGCGAACATTTGAGACTTGTCGCTCGGCGGCCACCCTTCTTCGCGGCGTCGATCCAATTCGTGCTCAAGAGCAATACGGATAACGGCTTCAGGCGGCGGGAATGTTTTCACGCGTGATGATCCGTGGCTCGATCAGCTTCTTCGTTAGATATGGCGCGGAGGAAGCAAGAGTGCCCAGCAACTGTATCGTCGCCTGCTCGGCCATCAGGCGGGCATTCTGATCGATCACGACATCGATGCCGTCGTCGAGCAGCGATTCCCGCGTCTGGTCCGTCAGATCGTGGCAAAAAACCAGCGGGCGCTGGGCGCGTCCAGCCTCCGTTACCGCCGCGATAACCCCGGAGCGGCCCCCGCCGGCAATGTAGATACCGCCAAGGTCGGGAAGCCGGGACAAGAGGCTCGTCGCGCTCTGATAACCCCGCTGCGAATCGTCTTCGATCTCCAGCACCTCTGCAACGACGACACCGGGAAAGCGCTCGGCCAGGACGGAGCGGAAGCCGGCCTCGCGCTCGTCATGGCCGCGATACCGACGCGAACCGAGAAAAAGTCCGATTGTTGCCGGCACCCGCCGCAACATCGCGCCCATCAGCAAACCCGCCGTGCGCCCTGCGATCCGGTTGTCGATCCCGACGTAGTTGGCGCGCGGCGTCGACGGCAGGTCGGATGCGATGGTGACGACCCTCAATCCGGCATCGATCAGGCGAACGACGGCGGCACGCGTGCGCGGTTCGTCCACCGCGACAATGCCGACGCCGGCAGTGCTGACGTCGAGGCGATCGATTGCCTCGAGAAGGCTCTGCGGCCTGGCATCCTCGAGCCTGTGCACCCGGTATGAAGCAACCAGCGGCAGGCGTCGACAAAAGTCCTCGATCTGATGCGCGAGATTGGAAAGGAACTGGTTGCCCCCTACCGGCAGAAGAATTCCAGTCGCGCCGGCCTCGCCGGCATGGCCAGGTCTCCGGTCTCCGGCAGATAGCCGAGCCGCGCCGCCGCCTCCAGCACACGATGACGGTTGGACGCCTTAACACCCTGCCGGCCATTGATGACCCTGTCCACAGTCGCAGTGGATACTCCAGCCAGTTCGGCAACTTCCTTTATGGTCGCTCCCACCAGAATTCTCCGGATTTTGATTGAATTTGATGTAATTACGGCAAAACTGAAATCAAAAACAAGCTAATTCTTTCTTCAACAGGGGGAAGAAATGAGCGGATTGCAAGGCAAGCGCATTCTCGTGACGGGCGCCGCCGGTGGGTTGGGAACGGCTCTCACCCGCACGCTGGTGGAGGCCGGTGCCGAACTTGTCGGGGTCGTCAAGACAGAGGCCGACAGCCGGCGTCTTTTGGAAGCCGCGCCCGGCGGGCATGCTCGGGCCATCGTTGCCGATCTTGCCCACGCCTCCACCCTCACGGAACGGCTGGAAGCCGAAATTGCAGCACATGGGCCTGTCTATGGCATCGTCAACAATGCGGCGGTCTATCCGAAGGCCAGACTTGATGCTCTGGACGTGGGAGAAATGATCTCGGTGCTTTCGGTCAATGCGGTAGCCGCGGCCGCGGTGGTGCAGGCCTGCCTGCCGGGCATGAAGGAGCTTGGCCAAGGACGCATCGTCAACGTGGCCTCGATCACGTTCGACACGGGCATGGAAGAGCTTGGCGCCTACGTCGCCTCCAAAGGTGCGCTGATCGGCTTGACGAGGGTATGGGCCCGCGAACTCGGTTCTTACGGCGTGACGGTCAACGCCGTCGCCCCCGGCGCGTTCCGCACCGATGCCGAGAAAATACATCCCGATCCCGAGGGATACAGCCGCTTCGTCATGTCCCGTCAGGCGTTGAAGCGCAGGGGCGAGCCGGAGGAGTTCGCCGATCTCGTCAGTTTTCTCCTGAGCAAGCGAGCGGCCTTCATCACCGGACAGACGATCCGAATCGATGGCGGCTGGGTAACCCACTGAGGAGGGGCGACCCGCGCCAGTATTTCTGACGAACTTCGAAATTCGGCAAAAAATCGGCCAACAGGCCATGTCGAAAGACTTCAACACAGGGAGGAATAAATGAAGCGCATTCTTGCTGCCGTGGCGCTGACCTTCATGGTCTCGTCTGCCTCCGCTCAGGAGGAGCGGACCTTTTATCTCATTTCGCATGGTGCGGAGTCCGATCCGTTCTGGATCTCGTGGAATGCGGGGGCGCAGTCGACATGCAAACAGCTTCGCGTTACCTGCAACATCTCCTTCTCCAACGGCGATTTCGCCATTCAGAAAGAAGCCTTCAACGCCGCCATCGCCTCGGCACCGGACGGGATTGCCGTCACCTCGGCGCAGCCGGGTCTCTGGACGCAGGAAGTTCCGCTCGCTCAGAAAAACGGCATCCCGGTTGTTTTCTTCAACAGTGACGACCCCTCCACCGGCCGCAACGCCTATGTCGGCGCGGATCTGAAACTGGCGGGAAGCATCTGGGCGCAATATCTGGTGGACAAAGGCCTCGTCAAAGCCGGCGACAAGGTGTTCCTGCCCGTCGAGGTTCCCGGCGCAAGCTATCAGCAACTCGAGACCTCCGGAATTGCCGCCGTTTTCGACCCACTGGGGATCAAATATGACGTCGTTGATACGGGAGCCGATCCGGCCGGGGTCATACAGCGGATGTCGGAATACATGATCGCCAACGACGTCGATGCGATGATCGGTCTTGGCGACCTGGTGATGTCGAATGCGCAGCGCGTCATGGAAAATGTCAACATGGCACCGGGCGACATTCCGGTGGTCGGATGGGGCAATTCGCGCGAAACGGCGATGGCGGTCAAGGCCGGCTATGTCGCGGCTGCGCTTTGGCAATATCCGGTCGATCAGGGCAGCCTGCCCGTCTTTCTGTTGAATTCAGCCGCCTCCGGAAACCCGATCGGCTATGACATTTCCACGCTCCAACTCTACGACAACGATACCGTCGGCCCGATCCTGGAGCAGTACAAATGAGCGAGGTCACATCGAATACCGGGGCGCGTTCATCGCGCCCATCGCCCGATAGCGAAATGAAAATGCCGCGCCCAAGCCTGCGGCGGATGTTCGAAAAGCCCGAAGCCGCCTCGTTCCTTATTCTTCTCATGGCGGTCGTGTTCTTCGCGATATCGAACGACCGTTTCCTTCATCCGCTCAATCTGACCAATTTCCTCGCGTTTCTTCCGGAGCTGGGGATCATCGCTCTCGCCATGACGCTGCTGCTGACAGCAGGCGAATTCGACCTTTCGGTCGGCGCGGTCTTTGCCTTCTGCCCGGTCGTGACGCTCCTGATCACGCAGCACGCCGGTCTTCCGATGGAAATTTCGCTCCTGATCGCGTTGTGCCTGACCGCATTTATCGGTCTGGCGAACGGTCTTTTCGTCACGCGACTGGCGATTTCGTCCTTCCTCGTAACGCTGTCGATGCTGCTGATCGTGCGCGGGAGCACGCTTTTCGCCACTCAGGGCTTTCCCTTGGACAGCCTGACCAGCGAAAGCTTCCTACGCCCCCTCCTGGTAGGGACAATCGAAATCGGCAGCGTGCGGATCCATGCCTCGCTCCTGTGGTTCATCGCCCTGGCCGCCCTGTTCCACTACATCCTGAACAGATCGCAGATCGGCAACTGGGTCTCGGCCATCGGCTCGAACAGGAACGCTGCGCTGGCGCGGGGTGTGCCGGTCAATGCAGTCAAGACCGGGCTTTTCATTACCGTATCGCTGATGGCGGGCCTGGCCGGCATGATCAGCTCGCTACGCATCTCCTCGGCCTCGCCGGTCGCCGGCGATCAATACGAGCTTGAAGTCATAGCCATGGTGGTCGTCGGCGGTACCGCCCTGACGGGCGGGCGCGGCACGATCATCGGCACTGTCGTTGGCGTGCTTCTGATCCGCATCATCCGCAACGGCATCGTGCTTCTGGGTGTGCCGGGCCTGGCCTTCAACATCTTCGTGGGCGCCATCATTCTCACCATGCTCATCGTTCACGGCGCAATCAGCCGCAACACATCGAGGAGCTGACCCATGTCAAAACCCATTCTCGAAATCGACGGGCTGACGAAATCGTTCGGCAGCGTGCAGGCCCTGCGTGGCGCCACCTTTCATGTCAACGAAGGCGAAGTCGTCGCCCTGCTCGGCGACAATGGCGCCGGCAAATCCACGCTCATCAAGGCGATCTCCGGCGTTTATCCGGCCGATGGCGGTACGATACGCCTGAACGGCAGGCAAGTGACCGTTCGCAAACCGCGCGATGCGATGGAATTGGGCATCGAAACGATCCATCAGGACAGTTCGCTTGCCCCGCATCTGTCGATCGCACGCAACCTGTTCCTGGGGCGCGAGCCTGTCCGCCAAAGCTGGCTTGGACTTTTCGCGCCGATAGACATGAAGTCGATCAACGGCCAGGCGACGGATCTTCTGAGGCGCGTCGGCATCACCAAGAAGCTTAGCGCAGATGCGCCGGTATCGTACCTGTCGGGGGGCGAACGGCAATCGATCTCGATCAGCCGGGCAATGCAGTTCTTCGCCAAAATCATCATCCTGGACGAGCCGACCAACAATCTGGGCGTGGAGGAAACCCATGGCGTGCTCCGATTCATAAAAGAGGTGCGCGAGGCAGGCCATTCGCTGATCTATATCACCCACAACATCCACCACGTCTTCGAGGTATGCGACCGGGCCGTGATCATGCGCCAGGGCGAGGTCATCGCCAATGTGCGGATGGCCGACAGCGACGTCCTGACCGTCGAAGGGATCATTACCGGCGCGGATCTAACGAAATTCGTCAAGGGACATAACCCGGGGGGACAAGCCATGGGAGAGACGAATGCCTGAGCTTTTCGGGCAAAGCCTGTCGCGCACGGAGCTGGAACGGCGCACCGGCGCGCTCGGCCAGTTTGCAGGTGTTCGGTCGATGACGCTCGACGACGGGCTGGAGCGCGGAATTCGAATGCTGGAATTCCGCTCCGGCACCGGCTTGCGCTTCACCGTCCTGGTGGATCGCGCGATGGATATCGCCGATTGCGAATTCAGCGGTCAGGCGATCGGCTGGCACTCGCCAGCCGGCTTCCGCCATCCCGGGCTGCATGAGCCGGAGGGCGAAGCGGGGCTGGGCTGGCTGCGGTCGTTTTCCGGGCTGATGGTGACCTGCGGTCTCGACCATATCCTGTTCATGGACGAGCGGGACGCTGCGGATTTCAACTATGCTCCGCGCAAGACGGTGCGCAACAGCATCCATGGCCGCGTCGGGGCAATCCCGGCGCGACTGACTGGATACGGAGAGGCATGGGATGGCGATCGCTGCACGCTCTGGTGCGAAGGCATCGTCTCCCAGGGCACCGTTTTCGGCGAGCACCTGGAGATGCGCCGCCGCATCGGAATCGAGGTCGGCACGAACACCATCGAACTCCACGATATAGTGACCAATCGCGGTTTCTACCGAACGCCGCATATGTTCTGCTACCACATCAATCTCGGTTATCCGCTTCTGGATGCGGGCGCCGAATATCTGGCTCCCGTAACCGATGTCGTCTGGGCCGGCCATTCGGGCGAGGCGTATCGGGCGCAGAGCACCGGCTATCGTCGCCTGCCCGGACCGGCCGACCGTTTCCACGAGCAGGTCTGGCAGCATGAAATGGCGCCGGATGCCGAAGGGCGGGTTTCGGTGGCGTTGGTCAACGATCGGCTTGGCCTCGGCTTCGAGCTCGATGTCGCAAAATCCGAGTTTCCCTGCATGTACGAATGGCAAAATTTTCAGTCCGGCCATTACGCGCTGGGGTTGGAACCTGCGACCCATCATGTTCGGGGCGCTGCCTTCGCCCGCGAGCGCGGCGAGGAAATCCTCCTCGAGCATGGCGACAGC
This window contains:
- a CDS encoding ABC transporter permease, whose translation is MKMPRPSLRRMFEKPEAASFLILLMAVVFFAISNDRFLHPLNLTNFLAFLPELGIIALAMTLLLTAGEFDLSVGAVFAFCPVVTLLITQHAGLPMEISLLIALCLTAFIGLANGLFVTRLAISSFLVTLSMLLIVRGSTLFATQGFPLDSLTSESFLRPLLVGTIEIGSVRIHASLLWFIALAALFHYILNRSQIGNWVSAIGSNRNAALARGVPVNAVKTGLFITVSLMAGLAGMISSLRISSASPVAGDQYELEVIAMVVVGGTALTGGRGTIIGTVVGVLLIRIIRNGIVLLGVPGLAFNIFVGAIILTMLIVHGAISRNTSRS
- a CDS encoding RNA polymerase sigma factor encodes the protein MRPAAEMKDFRRDLVSLLPKLRRFAITLARNANDADDLVQEVCERAIARGHLWNGEGRLESWVYAMTRNLWVDEIRKRKVRSAGAVDVFEREEPHVEATAEKAAYANQVQKMILSMPEGLASVFLLVNVEGHSYRETAEILGIPVGTVMSRLSTARLRLAAMLSENTERRA
- a CDS encoding anti-sigma factor family protein; translated protein: MLQTKGLALEVRLSAYIDGELAESEKSELDALLARDDEARALLDKLKSGSAFGNGAFENFLHDPVPLALVRQIKQGPGINPKSERVTTASLPRRSARIWPRILAASTALFLLGGAAGFILGSATDFAEPMNQADDRPWIDDIVGSHRIYSRQKEHLVEVPGTQAAEIETWLAASVGVSFAVPDLARKGLSFEGARLLAANGRPVAQLVYRDREGEVFTICFLKQGDAQQSGEFTETIRGDLGLISWQRESVSFVMIGPSSDPALQDLAETVAANI
- a CDS encoding glutathione S-transferase family protein — protein: MGRLVNGVWQDVWYDTRATNGHFKRSESQFRNWITADGSPGPSGEGGFEAEAGRYHLYVSLACPWAHRTLIFRKLKKLEDLISLSIVDPLMLANGWEFKGEDREGEERKGENGGTADHLFGSRMLWEVYLRADSVYSGRVTVPVLWDKRKNTIVSNESAEIIRMFNSAFDRLTGSTADFCPQDLRPEIDALNARIYDAVNNGVYKAGFATSQAAYEESVAALFSMLDELENRLASKRYLTGDRLTEADWRLFTTLVRFDPVYVGHFKCNIRRIADYPNLYGYLRELYQVPGVAETVNMHHIKQHYYRSHTTINPTGIVPVGPVLDLGAPHGRDNL
- a CDS encoding LacI family DNA-binding transcriptional regulator produces the protein MGATIKEVAELAGVSTATVDRVINGRQGVKASNRHRVLEAAARLGYLPETGDLAMPARPARLEFFCR
- a CDS encoding substrate-binding domain-containing protein, coding for MKRILAAVALTFMVSSASAQEERTFYLISHGAESDPFWISWNAGAQSTCKQLRVTCNISFSNGDFAIQKEAFNAAIASAPDGIAVTSAQPGLWTQEVPLAQKNGIPVVFFNSDDPSTGRNAYVGADLKLAGSIWAQYLVDKGLVKAGDKVFLPVEVPGASYQQLETSGIAAVFDPLGIKYDVVDTGADPAGVIQRMSEYMIANDVDAMIGLGDLVMSNAQRVMENVNMAPGDIPVVGWGNSRETAMAVKAGYVAAALWQYPVDQGSLPVFLLNSAASGNPIGYDISTLQLYDNDTVGPILEQYK
- a CDS encoding metallophosphoesterase family protein; this translates as MFKLAHISDVHLGPLPDLSLRELASKRITGFVNWHRNRVRHLFPGTLDCLMQDIEVRNPDHLAITGDLVNLASSLEIEAVTEWLAEAGDPNEISVVPGNHDAYVPGAYEKITHAWYPFMRGDDGPSGWMKKHACFPYMRVRGRVALIGCSTAVATPPFAASGYFGPRQARATVNLLRQAGEAGLFRIVMIHHPPIRGATSMHKRMIGIRRFAATISAGGAELVLHGHTHLNTLHWLKGHTGPVPVVGIASASQGPGGSKPVAAYNLFSVDGEPGDWRLTRERYAINPDATGVVLAETTYF
- a CDS encoding N-acetyltransferase; translation: MKKHDLVYLTEDASHDAAIEIINEEAFGPGRFTRAAARIREQGPHDRALSFICADNGETIASVRMTPVTAGSVKGHLLGPLAVRPSHKNQGIGRELVRIAVEAARRKGTEAVILVGDPPYYQPLGFEKVRHGALQFPGPVDPARVLVVPVAPDVHARLEGVIAWRNDGAACLTARTEAQGAAA
- a CDS encoding substrate-binding domain-containing protein — its product is MLLPVGGNQFLSNLAHQIEDFCRRLPLVASYRVHRLEDARPQSLLEAIDRLDVSTAGVGIVAVDEPRTRAAVVRLIDAGLRVVTIASDLPSTPRANYVGIDNRIAGRTAGLLMGAMLRRVPATIGLFLGSRRYRGHDEREAGFRSVLAERFPGVVVAEVLEIEDDSQRGYQSATSLLSRLPDLGGIYIAGGGRSGVIAAVTEAGRAQRPLVFCHDLTDQTRESLLDDGIDVVIDQNARLMAEQATIQLLGTLASSAPYLTKKLIEPRIITRENIPAA
- a CDS encoding SDR family NAD(P)-dependent oxidoreductase; this encodes MSGLQGKRILVTGAAGGLGTALTRTLVEAGAELVGVVKTEADSRRLLEAAPGGHARAIVADLAHASTLTERLEAEIAAHGPVYGIVNNAAVYPKARLDALDVGEMISVLSVNAVAAAAVVQACLPGMKELGQGRIVNVASITFDTGMEELGAYVASKGALIGLTRVWARELGSYGVTVNAVAPGAFRTDAEKIHPDPEGYSRFVMSRQALKRRGEPEEFADLVSFLLSKRAAFITGQTIRIDGGWVTH
- a CDS encoding NUDIX domain-containing protein, whose product is MDESRGPEMPSWRLRFLTRFAHVYFALARGMTLGVRAACFDGEGRVFLVRHSYLPGWHLPGGGLDRNETAVEGLARELREEGNLVLTTAPLLFQVYYNRRTSKRDHVIFFRCDNVRQERPKRADLEIAAAGFFPLDDLPADTTPATRRRLAELAGSAAPDTFW